A single window of Chitinophaga sp. XS-30 DNA harbors:
- a CDS encoding pyruvate carboxylase, protein MTDSSLKRIQKLLVANRGEIAVRVLRAAAELRIRTVAVFTYEDRYSLHRYKADEAYQIGKDDDPLKPYLDVEAIIHLAKSQQVDAIHPGYGFLSESVQFARRCKEEGIIFVGPDHEVMAQLGDKVAAKTLARRVGVPLIEDSQAKLEDIQTVIKEATRIGFPVILKAAAGGGGRGMRVVQQEGQLEKAFIEARSEAGKAFGDDTIFIEKFIEEPKHIEVQLMGDNHGNIVHLYERDCSVQRRFQKVVEIAPSPNLPVETRNEIYGYALALAREVRYNNVGTVEFLVDRQNKVYFIEVNPRIQVEHTVTEEVTGIDIVRSQILIAKGHHLSDPEIFLKSQEDVKLNGFAIQCRVTTEDPENNFTPDYGTVIAYRNAGGFGIRLDEGSAYSGVKISPFFDSMLVKVTASGRTLSGAAGRLHRTLKEFRIRGVKTNIRFLENVITHDTFRKGNCTVGFIDKHPELFKLSPIRDRATKTLMYLADVTVNGHVDVKGKHDSKRFRAPHVPSFDPLAPLPYGTRNRLEEMGREGFAQWLRNEKPVYFTDTTYRDAHQSLLATRVRSKDILAVAEGYARNNPQIFSMEVWGGATFDVAMRFLHECPWRRLQQLREAMPNVLLQMLFRGSNAVGYSAYPENLIARFIEKAAENGIDIFRIFDSLNDIEAMTPSIGFVRNNTSSLAQAAISYTGDILNKDNRKYTLGYYLDLAKRLEDAGAHMLCIKDMAGLLKPQAATVLVTSLRDTVKLPVVLHTHDTASVQAATYLKAIEAGVNVVDCAIASLSGLTSQPNLNAMAAILENHERSQPMNLASLNAYSNYWEDVREYYYPFESDMKAGTAQVYENEIPGGQYSNLRQQAESLGLGDKLETIKHNYAVVNQLFGDIVKVTPSSKVVGDMALFMTANNLTAADVMDETRNLAFPSSVQGFFRGEIGSPYGGFPEKLQRIVLKGHQPLSGKPNALLPAVDFDSDFAAFQLKYPMAEFLDYLSYHMFPKVFDEYYQHAQVYGNVEAIPTPAFFYGLRLGEEILITLGKGKTIIVKLMYILPPDESGMRTVVFELNGYTRRVQIRDKAVKSEVPVNKKVSDPLNEVGAPLQGKLSKLLVKAGDVISANAPLFIIEAMKMETTVTATRESKVKAIHLREGTMVQQDDLVVEVE, encoded by the coding sequence ATGACGGATTCATCGTTAAAAAGGATACAAAAGCTGCTGGTGGCGAACCGCGGGGAAATTGCCGTAAGGGTATTGAGAGCTGCAGCAGAATTACGGATCAGGACCGTAGCGGTCTTCACCTATGAGGACCGATATTCACTACATCGTTACAAGGCGGACGAAGCTTACCAGATCGGAAAAGACGATGACCCCCTGAAACCCTATCTCGATGTGGAGGCTATCATCCACCTGGCCAAATCGCAGCAGGTAGATGCCATTCACCCCGGCTACGGCTTCCTGAGCGAAAGTGTGCAGTTCGCCCGCCGCTGCAAGGAAGAAGGGATCATTTTTGTAGGGCCGGACCATGAGGTGATGGCCCAGCTGGGCGACAAGGTAGCCGCCAAAACCCTCGCCAGGAGGGTAGGGGTGCCATTGATCGAAGACAGCCAGGCAAAGCTTGAAGATATACAGACCGTTATAAAGGAAGCCACCCGCATCGGTTTTCCCGTGATATTGAAAGCGGCGGCCGGCGGTGGCGGACGCGGCATGCGCGTGGTGCAGCAGGAAGGACAGCTGGAAAAAGCCTTCATCGAAGCCCGCAGCGAGGCCGGCAAAGCCTTCGGAGACGATACCATCTTCATCGAAAAATTCATCGAAGAGCCCAAGCATATAGAAGTACAGCTGATGGGAGATAACCACGGCAACATCGTGCATCTCTATGAACGGGACTGCTCCGTGCAACGCCGCTTCCAGAAAGTGGTGGAAATAGCGCCCTCACCGAACCTGCCCGTTGAAACCAGGAACGAGATCTACGGATATGCGCTGGCGTTAGCGCGTGAAGTGAGATACAACAATGTGGGCACCGTGGAATTTTTGGTGGACCGGCAGAACAAGGTGTATTTCATAGAAGTGAACCCGCGTATACAGGTGGAGCATACGGTAACGGAAGAAGTTACCGGCATAGATATCGTGCGTTCCCAGATACTCATTGCCAAGGGGCATCACCTGTCCGACCCGGAGATATTCCTTAAAAGCCAGGAAGATGTGAAGCTGAACGGTTTTGCCATTCAGTGCCGTGTGACCACGGAAGACCCCGAGAACAATTTCACGCCGGACTACGGTACGGTGATCGCCTACCGCAATGCCGGCGGTTTCGGCATCCGGCTGGACGAGGGCAGTGCCTATTCGGGCGTGAAGATATCGCCCTTCTTCGATTCCATGCTGGTAAAGGTCACCGCTTCCGGCCGTACGCTGTCCGGCGCCGCGGGCCGCCTGCACCGCACCCTGAAAGAGTTCAGGATCAGGGGGGTGAAGACCAATATCCGCTTCCTGGAAAATGTGATCACGCACGATACTTTCCGCAAAGGCAACTGCACGGTAGGGTTCATCGACAAACATCCGGAACTGTTCAAACTCTCACCGATCCGCGACCGCGCCACCAAGACGCTCATGTACCTGGCGGACGTTACCGTGAACGGGCATGTGGACGTAAAAGGCAAGCATGACAGCAAACGTTTCCGTGCGCCGCATGTACCTTCCTTCGATCCGCTGGCGCCCCTGCCGTACGGCACCCGCAACCGGCTGGAAGAGATGGGAAGGGAAGGATTTGCCCAATGGCTGCGGAACGAAAAACCGGTGTACTTTACCGATACCACCTACCGCGATGCCCACCAGAGCCTGCTGGCCACCCGGGTGCGCTCGAAAGATATCCTGGCCGTAGCTGAAGGCTATGCCCGCAACAACCCCCAGATCTTCTCCATGGAAGTATGGGGCGGCGCTACCTTCGATGTTGCCATGCGCTTCCTGCACGAATGCCCCTGGCGCAGGCTGCAGCAATTGCGGGAAGCCATGCCCAATGTACTGCTGCAGATGCTTTTCCGCGGCTCCAACGCAGTGGGTTATTCCGCTTACCCGGAAAACCTCATTGCCCGGTTCATCGAAAAAGCCGCGGAAAACGGTATCGACATCTTCCGCATTTTCGATTCCCTGAATGACATCGAAGCCATGACACCAAGCATCGGTTTCGTGCGCAACAATACCAGTTCCCTCGCGCAGGCCGCGATCAGCTATACCGGGGATATCCTGAATAAAGACAATCGCAAATACACCCTCGGTTACTACCTCGACCTCGCCAAACGCCTTGAAGATGCCGGCGCACACATGCTCTGCATCAAGGATATGGCCGGGCTGCTCAAACCGCAGGCCGCCACCGTACTGGTAACATCCCTGAGGGATACGGTAAAGCTCCCTGTTGTGCTGCATACGCATGATACAGCTTCCGTACAGGCCGCCACCTACCTGAAAGCCATAGAAGCCGGCGTGAATGTGGTGGACTGCGCCATCGCTTCCCTCAGCGGCCTTACTTCCCAGCCCAACCTGAACGCAATGGCCGCCATACTGGAGAACCATGAGCGCAGCCAGCCCATGAACCTGGCTTCACTGAATGCCTACAGCAATTACTGGGAAGATGTGCGGGAATATTATTATCCTTTTGAATCGGATATGAAAGCCGGTACCGCCCAGGTGTATGAGAACGAGATACCCGGCGGCCAGTACTCCAATCTGCGCCAGCAGGCGGAATCCCTGGGGCTGGGAGACAAACTGGAGACCATCAAGCATAATTATGCCGTAGTGAACCAGCTCTTCGGCGATATCGTGAAAGTAACGCCCAGTTCAAAGGTAGTAGGGGATATGGCTTTGTTCATGACCGCCAATAACCTTACAGCCGCCGATGTGATGGACGAAACCCGCAACCTGGCCTTCCCCTCATCCGTGCAGGGCTTCTTCCGGGGAGAGATCGGCTCGCCATACGGCGGTTTTCCCGAAAAGCTGCAGCGCATCGTGCTGAAAGGCCATCAGCCGCTCAGCGGAAAACCCAATGCACTGCTCCCGGCGGTGGACTTCGATAGCGATTTTGCGGCCTTCCAGCTGAAGTATCCCATGGCGGAGTTCCTGGACTACCTGAGCTATCATATGTTCCCCAAGGTATTTGACGAATACTACCAGCATGCCCAGGTGTACGGCAATGTGGAAGCTATTCCCACACCAGCTTTCTTTTACGGGCTGCGCCTCGGCGAAGAGATACTGATCACCCTGGGCAAAGGAAAGACCATCATTGTAAAACTCATGTACATCCTGCCGCCGGATGAAAGCGGCATGCGTACCGTGGTATTTGAACTGAACGGATATACCCGCCGCGTACAGATAAGGGATAAAGCCGTAAAAAGCGAAGTGCCCGTCAATAAAAAGGTCAGCGACCCGCTCAATGAAGTCGGCGCCCCGTTGCAGGGAAAGCTGTCAAAACTCCTGGTAAAAGCCGGCGACGTTATCAGCGCCAATGCCCCGCTGTTCATCATTGAGGCGATGAAAATGGAAACAACCGTGACCGC
- a CDS encoding helix-turn-helix transcriptional regulator, producing MKPISLKIDLDGSWLSDLAEDVNEIAGAHHRVKDGRFVFPAAVAEGFAEVIHVEPGLSLCTLDLMMQTDLVLMITSRSPHTVNFRYNIGSFNSDEIVGPEFYGTTGSNLRSLLVYKSGVVTWLCARKGSYFNYLLVVMTEEWMRANIGEMVMPDSKHFMQRNIQEQFYLYQDIDMPIYTAARQIPEVRSISYDCRAIAYKGIILQLISLSWDRIISQFRETGRINIADKEKMVAYMERIFADLSKPLPAVEKLAAEIFMSKSKFNQLFKKIYQKNVYEYYSQIRMHKAMALLKSGRFSVAEVAHEISYMNHGHFSKAFSKYYGMLPKDCIPRTRNFRIRRNSASGGILRMPEG from the coding sequence ATGAAGCCTATTAGTCTAAAAATTGATCTGGACGGATCATGGCTCTCTGATTTAGCGGAAGATGTCAATGAAATAGCAGGGGCTCATCATCGGGTAAAGGACGGCCGGTTCGTATTTCCGGCCGCAGTGGCAGAGGGATTTGCGGAAGTGATCCATGTAGAGCCCGGACTATCCCTATGTACGCTGGACCTTATGATGCAAACCGACCTGGTATTGATGATCACGAGCAGAAGCCCTCATACCGTGAATTTTCGTTACAACATCGGGAGTTTCAACAGTGATGAGATCGTTGGGCCGGAATTTTACGGCACCACCGGCAGCAACCTGCGCTCCCTCCTGGTGTACAAGTCCGGCGTGGTTACCTGGCTCTGTGCGCGGAAAGGCTCCTATTTTAATTACCTCCTGGTGGTCATGACCGAAGAATGGATGCGGGCCAATATCGGCGAAATGGTGATGCCGGACAGCAAACATTTCATGCAGCGGAACATACAGGAACAGTTTTACCTGTACCAGGATATCGACATGCCCATTTACACCGCGGCGAGACAGATACCCGAGGTCAGGTCTATTTCATATGACTGCCGGGCCATCGCCTACAAAGGCATTATCCTTCAGTTGATATCCCTTTCCTGGGACCGGATCATTTCCCAGTTCAGGGAAACCGGGCGGATCAATATCGCGGACAAGGAAAAGATGGTGGCCTATATGGAACGTATTTTCGCCGACCTGTCCAAACCCCTCCCGGCCGTGGAAAAACTGGCGGCGGAGATTTTCATGAGCAAATCGAAATTCAACCAGTTGTTCAAGAAAATCTACCAGAAGAATGTATATGAATATTATTCGCAGATCAGGATGCACAAGGCCATGGCATTGCTGAAAAGCGGAAGGTTCTCCGTTGCCGAGGTGGCGCATGAGATCAGCTATATGAACCATGGTCATTTTTCAAAAGCATTCAGCAAGTACTATGGCATGTTGCCGAAGGACTGCATCCCGCGGACGAGGAACTTCCGCATTCGCCGCAATTCAGCATCAGGCGGCATATTGCGGATGCCGGAAGGATGA
- a CDS encoding tyrosine-protein phosphatase, which produces MKAIGTDMHSHLVPGVDDGSPDLQTSLSFIEQLQELGLRRLITTPHIMTELYPNSPQTLAVPFEQLKNAALPVHLAAEYYMDEQFPARMEKPLLTLGGERVLVEISFTSEPFQLHSWLFDLQTKGYRPVLAHPERYGYFHHRPETYRDIRSRGVDLQVNLLSFTGYYGRQVQQAAWWLAEQQLVDLIGTDLHHHRHLRAITAIGDDKKLVKFLMEYPFRNNDL; this is translated from the coding sequence TTGAAGGCCATCGGCACAGACATGCATTCCCATCTCGTTCCCGGCGTGGATGACGGTTCGCCCGACCTGCAGACCTCGCTGTCTTTCATCGAACAGCTGCAGGAACTGGGGCTGCGCAGGCTCATCACCACGCCGCATATCATGACGGAACTGTATCCCAATTCACCCCAAACGCTTGCCGTACCATTTGAGCAGCTGAAAAATGCCGCGCTGCCCGTACACCTGGCAGCGGAATATTATATGGATGAGCAATTTCCCGCACGGATGGAAAAACCGCTGCTCACCCTCGGCGGCGAAAGGGTGTTGGTGGAAATATCGTTTACCAGTGAACCGTTCCAGCTGCATAGCTGGCTGTTTGACCTGCAGACAAAGGGTTACCGCCCCGTACTTGCCCATCCGGAGCGGTACGGTTACTTCCATCACCGTCCGGAGACCTACCGGGATATCCGCAGCCGCGGGGTAGACCTGCAGGTGAACCTCCTTTCCTTCACCGGCTACTACGGCCGGCAGGTACAACAAGCTGCCTGGTGGCTGGCGGAACAGCAACTGGTGGACCTCATCGGAACAGACCTGCATCATCACCGGCATCTCCGGGCCATCACGGCTATCGGAGACGATAAAAAGCTGGTAAAGTTTTTAATGGAATACCCATTCAGGAATAACGATCTTTAA
- the xerD gene encoding site-specific tyrosine recombinase XerD, whose translation MWDSNIEGFKIYLKLEKSLAANSIEAYVRDVRLLTQYLQAVNKPLSPQEITLDDLQAGVQWIASLGMSATSQARIVSGIKGFFRFLLMQDMIPADPTQLLEAPKTSRKLPDFLSFEEIELLIGQIDLSKAEGHRNKAILETMYSCGLRVSEVISLQISQLYLDDGFIRVIGKGNKERLIPIGAAAVRYILIYYNETRKGMAAKKGQEDILFLNRRGSGLSRVMIFLMIRDLAVRAGIRKTISPHTFRHSFATHLVEGGADLRAVQEMLGHESITTTEIYTHLDREYLRDTLQQFHPRF comes from the coding sequence ATGTGGGATTCAAATATCGAAGGGTTCAAGATATATCTCAAGCTGGAGAAGTCGCTGGCGGCCAATTCCATAGAGGCGTACGTGCGGGATGTACGGCTGCTGACGCAGTATCTGCAGGCCGTGAACAAGCCTTTGTCCCCGCAGGAGATCACGCTGGACGATCTGCAGGCCGGTGTGCAATGGATCGCTTCCCTGGGCATGAGCGCTACTTCGCAGGCCAGGATCGTTTCGGGGATCAAGGGGTTTTTCCGCTTCCTGCTGATGCAGGATATGATCCCGGCTGACCCCACACAACTGCTGGAAGCGCCCAAGACCAGCCGCAAGCTGCCGGATTTCCTCAGCTTTGAGGAAATAGAACTGCTGATCGGGCAGATCGATCTCAGCAAAGCGGAAGGGCACCGGAACAAAGCTATCCTGGAAACGATGTACAGCTGCGGGCTGCGGGTGAGCGAGGTCATTTCCCTGCAGATATCCCAACTGTATCTTGATGATGGTTTTATCCGGGTGATCGGGAAAGGGAACAAGGAAAGGCTGATCCCCATCGGTGCGGCTGCCGTCCGCTACATCCTGATCTATTACAATGAAACAAGAAAGGGCATGGCGGCAAAAAAGGGCCAGGAGGATATCCTGTTCCTGAACCGCCGGGGAAGCGGCCTGAGCAGGGTGATGATCTTTCTGATGATCAGGGACCTGGCGGTAAGGGCCGGCATCAGAAAGACCATTTCCCCGCATACGTTCCGTCATTCCTTTGCCACACACCTTGTTGAAGGCGGGGCGGACCTCAGGGCCGTACAAGAGATGCTGGGGCATGAAAGCATTACTACCACCGAAATCTACACGCATTTAGACCGGGAGTACCTCCGCGACACGCTCCAGCAATTTCATCCAAGATTTTGA
- a CDS encoding sensor histidine kinase has protein sequence MNLVEMILVGTLVMLLLGIFVIILVVLQQKQVVQYKLRLKDKDLQIQKERLVAVLQGQETERKRIAEDLHDEVGAQLSVLKLSLNHLLQLAGNGEKERIRETKDFTDTIIQQLRFISQSLHPTTLENLGLSHALDSFSSLMNKNRQIAIQFRTDGSEYKVDREKALNVYRVVQEVINNILKHAGATKVVISYRSTPGLLTIRVEDDGNGMLVDSLEASRRKTGHLGLKNIESRLNIIGGNITFVKNSPAGTIAEITVENFQPVI, from the coding sequence ATGAACCTCGTAGAAATGATACTGGTTGGCACGCTGGTTATGCTCCTGCTGGGCATTTTTGTGATAATACTGGTGGTTTTGCAGCAGAAGCAGGTGGTACAGTATAAGCTCAGGCTGAAAGACAAAGATCTCCAGATCCAGAAGGAACGGCTGGTAGCCGTATTACAGGGGCAGGAAACCGAACGCAAGCGCATTGCGGAGGACCTTCATGATGAGGTGGGCGCACAGCTTTCGGTGCTCAAGCTCAGTCTTAATCACCTCCTGCAACTGGCCGGCAACGGCGAAAAGGAACGGATCAGGGAGACCAAGGATTTTACGGATACGATCATCCAGCAATTGCGGTTCATTTCCCAAAGCCTGCATCCCACCACCCTGGAGAACCTCGGGCTCAGTCATGCGCTGGATTCGTTCTCCAGCCTGATGAACAAGAACAGGCAGATCGCCATTCAGTTCCGTACGGATGGCTCCGAATATAAAGTAGACCGGGAAAAAGCCCTGAATGTGTACCGCGTGGTACAGGAGGTGATCAATAACATCCTCAAACATGCCGGGGCCACCAAAGTGGTGATCAGTTACCGCAGCACGCCGGGCCTGCTGACCATTCGCGTGGAAGATGACGGAAACGGCATGCTGGTTGACAGTCTGGAGGCCTCCCGCCGGAAAACGGGGCACCTTGGGCTAAAAAATATCGAGAGCCGTTTGAATATTATCGGCGGAAACATCACCTTTGTGAAAAATTCACCCGCCGGTACCATCGCCGAGATCACGGTGGAGAATTTTCAGCCTGTAATCTAA
- a CDS encoding response regulator transcription factor — protein sequence MLPPIQVAIADDHKIFRSGVINTLTPYANINVMFEAEDGEHLLQIMENDVPDVILMDLKMPKMDGIQATIKVKERFPDVKIIILTMYEDDNFIVHLVENGANAYLLKNSEPEEIYEAICTTFEKGFYFNENVNLALLKKVLHKNKQQFKPDFKHKVQLTEREMEVLQMICDELTTQEISERIFLSPRTVEGLRQKLLEKMEVKNTVGLVVYAFRNGLIE from the coding sequence ATGCTTCCGCCTATTCAAGTCGCTATCGCTGACGACCATAAGATATTCCGCAGCGGTGTGATCAATACGCTCACGCCCTACGCCAATATAAACGTCATGTTTGAAGCCGAAGACGGCGAGCACCTCCTCCAGATCATGGAAAATGACGTGCCCGACGTTATTCTGATGGACCTGAAAATGCCGAAGATGGATGGCATACAGGCTACTATCAAGGTAAAGGAGAGATTCCCCGATGTCAAGATCATCATTCTTACCATGTATGAGGATGACAACTTTATCGTGCATCTTGTGGAGAACGGCGCCAATGCCTACCTGTTGAAGAACAGCGAGCCGGAGGAGATCTATGAGGCCATCTGCACCACTTTCGAAAAAGGATTTTACTTTAATGAGAACGTAAACCTCGCCCTGCTCAAGAAAGTGCTGCACAAGAACAAGCAGCAGTTCAAACCTGATTTCAAGCATAAGGTACAGCTGACAGAGCGTGAAATGGAAGTGCTGCAGATGATCTGTGACGAGCTGACCACCCAGGAAATATCGGAAAGGATCTTCCTGAGCCCCCGTACTGTGGAAGGATTGCGGCAGAAGCTGCTGGAGAAGATGGAAGTGAAGAACACCGTGGGCCTCGTGGTATATGCATTCCGTAACGGGCTGATCGAATAA
- a CDS encoding DUF2911 domain-containing protein — protein sequence MKQLSMILSAVALCMATGLTATAQGIKMPAPSPTQTLKQQFALSAVEVTYSRPAKKDRTIMGDLVPYGKLWRTGANSATRIKFGEDVKLNGQPVAAGEYALYTVPSQNGWEIVLNKGLKNWGVDGYKKEDDVLRFETEIQELPFAIESFIILFENVMPTSMTMMMAWDKTLVPIQITADIDGKVMAQLDSAMQTAKKPYFQAANYYYETGRDLKKALEYADAATKESPEAFWVMHLKAKIQARIGDKPGAKATAEQSIALAKKANNADYVALNEKLIANL from the coding sequence ATGAAACAGCTTTCCATGATCTTATCCGCAGTGGCCTTATGTATGGCAACAGGGCTCACTGCAACGGCACAGGGCATCAAAATGCCTGCGCCCAGTCCCACCCAGACGCTCAAGCAGCAATTTGCGCTTTCCGCTGTGGAGGTTACCTATTCCCGTCCGGCAAAGAAGGACCGTACCATTATGGGCGACCTGGTGCCTTACGGCAAATTATGGCGTACCGGCGCCAATAGCGCTACCCGTATCAAATTCGGGGAAGATGTGAAACTGAACGGCCAGCCTGTTGCTGCCGGCGAGTATGCATTGTACACCGTACCGTCTCAGAACGGCTGGGAGATCGTGCTCAACAAAGGCCTGAAGAACTGGGGCGTTGACGGGTACAAAAAGGAAGACGATGTACTGCGTTTTGAAACAGAGATACAGGAGCTGCCTTTTGCCATTGAATCCTTCATCATCCTGTTCGAAAATGTGATGCCCACTTCCATGACCATGATGATGGCCTGGGATAAAACCCTGGTGCCCATCCAGATCACGGCGGACATTGACGGCAAGGTAATGGCGCAGCTGGATTCCGCCATGCAAACCGCAAAGAAACCTTACTTCCAGGCCGCCAACTATTATTATGAGACCGGCCGCGATCTGAAAAAGGCGCTGGAGTATGCGGATGCCGCTACCAAAGAAAGCCCCGAAGCTTTCTGGGTAATGCACCTCAAAGCCAAGATCCAGGCAAGGATCGGTGACAAACCGGGCGCGAAAGCAACCGCGGAGCAATCCATCGCTTTGGCGAAAAAGGCCAATAACGCGGATTATGTGGCGCTGAATGAGAAACTGATCGCTAACCTGTAA
- a CDS encoding sodium:solute symporter, whose translation MVSGKAAARRIWTAIFLGNRTMPWYIVLLSIMGTQASAITFLSAPGQAYTDGMRFVQYYFGLPLAMIVICMFFVPIFHRLKVYTAYEYLEQRFDLKTRTLTSFLFLIQRGLSTGISIYAPSIILSSLMGWNIYYTNIFMGGLLIIYTMYGGTKAVSYTQSLQLGIIFAGMFMAGYMVMHLLPQEIGFREALHVSGKMGKLNVIVTDFDVKDRYNIWSGVIGGFFLALSYFGTDQSQVGRYLTARTLTESRMGLLMNGLVKVPMQFLIMLIGALVFVFYLYFRAPISFNEGQVRKVYNSAYAPQMQLLEQEYNELSDRKQAHVHKLADALKTEDEKDIRVAQAELKAVEDASMLVRDSARVLIKKADPTAEANDTNYIFLHFVVHNLPKGLVGLLIAIIFLASWGSIAAALNSLASTTMVDVYQRMINQTATDGEYLRMSKIWTLIWGVFSIAVAQFATGLGSLIEAVNILGSLFYGTILGIFVVAFMMKWVKGNAAFWGALVAELLVITVYMSDIVSFLWLNVIGCLLVMLVAAIWQLFDNAKRGSGDLPEQA comes from the coding sequence ATGGTGTCTGGAAAAGCCGCGGCCAGAAGGATATGGACAGCTATTTTTCTCGGCAACCGCACCATGCCCTGGTACATCGTGCTGCTGTCTATCATGGGCACCCAGGCCAGTGCCATAACATTCCTGTCCGCCCCCGGTCAGGCTTATACGGACGGGATGCGCTTCGTGCAGTATTATTTCGGGCTGCCGCTGGCGATGATCGTGATCTGCATGTTCTTTGTGCCGATCTTCCACCGGCTGAAGGTCTACACCGCCTATGAATACCTGGAACAGCGCTTCGATCTCAAAACCCGGACGCTGACCTCCTTCCTGTTCCTGATCCAGCGCGGCCTGTCTACCGGCATCAGCATCTATGCCCCTTCCATTATCCTGTCGTCATTGATGGGCTGGAACATCTACTATACCAACATTTTCATGGGCGGCCTGCTCATTATCTATACCATGTACGGCGGCACAAAAGCCGTTTCCTACACCCAGTCCCTGCAACTGGGGATCATCTTTGCGGGGATGTTCATGGCGGGATATATGGTCATGCATCTTTTACCGCAGGAGATCGGTTTCCGGGAAGCGTTGCATGTTTCCGGCAAAATGGGCAAGCTGAATGTGATCGTTACGGATTTTGATGTAAAAGACCGTTATAATATCTGGAGCGGGGTGATCGGCGGTTTCTTCCTGGCCCTCTCGTATTTCGGTACCGATCAAAGCCAGGTGGGGCGGTACCTCACCGCGCGCACGCTCACGGAGAGCCGGATGGGGCTGTTGATGAATGGCCTCGTGAAAGTACCGATGCAGTTCCTGATCATGCTGATCGGTGCGCTGGTATTTGTGTTCTATCTCTATTTCCGCGCCCCCATCAGCTTTAATGAAGGACAGGTGAGGAAAGTGTACAATTCCGCTTATGCCCCGCAGATGCAACTGCTGGAACAGGAATACAACGAGCTGTCCGACCGCAAGCAGGCGCATGTGCACAAGCTGGCGGATGCATTGAAAACAGAGGATGAAAAGGATATCCGTGTTGCGCAGGCCGAACTGAAAGCCGTGGAAGACGCCTCCATGCTCGTGCGCGATTCCGCCAGGGTGCTGATCAAAAAGGCCGATCCCACCGCGGAAGCGAACGATACCAACTATATATTCCTGCATTTTGTAGTGCATAACCTGCCGAAAGGACTGGTGGGGCTGCTGATCGCCATCATCTTCCTGGCCTCCTGGGGCAGTATCGCCGCAGCCCTCAACTCCCTGGCCTCCACAACAATGGTGGACGTGTACCAGCGGATGATCAACCAGACCGCCACGGACGGGGAGTACCTGCGCATGTCCAAAATATGGACGCTCATATGGGGCGTATTCAGCATTGCGGTAGCGCAATTCGCAACCGGGCTAGGCAGTCTCATTGAAGCGGTGAACATCCTCGGCTCCCTTTTCTATGGCACCATTCTCGGCATTTTTGTGGTGGCATTCATGATGAAGTGGGTGAAGGGGAATGCGGCCTTCTGGGGTGCGCTGGTAGCGGAGCTGCTGGTGATCACGGTGTACATGTCGGATATCGTGTCTTTTCTCTGGCTGAACGTGATCGGCTGCCTGCTGGTGATGCTGGTGGCGGCCATCTGGCAACTGTTCGATAACGCGAAACGCGGCAGCGGGGATCTGCCGGAACAGGCTTAA